The following coding sequences lie in one Capsicum annuum cultivar UCD-10X-F1 chromosome 5, UCD10Xv1.1, whole genome shotgun sequence genomic window:
- the LOC107876434 gene encoding uncharacterized protein LOC107876434 → MTEAEIFKSLKAIGDEKVPGVDGYNAVFFKKAWPIIKHDIRATTEKFFDTDDLLMFARGEAQSVAALQTSFNKFTQVSGQQKNFGKSSVYFGGVTQQQEDQIMQLLGSSRAKYLSYVGRLQLIQSVSIGIKIYWAQLFAIPAKVLKIIESYCRSYLWSGGNVITKKALVVWDKVCLPKNVGGLNILSIAKWNKAVLTRLCWDIATKKDVLWIKWVHAYYIKEVDFQ, encoded by the exons ATGACTGAAGCTGAAATCTTTAAAAGTTTGAAAGCTATAGGAGATGAAAAAGTACCTGGAGTAGATGGATACAATGCAGTGTTCTTTAAGAAGGCATGGCCAATAATCAAGCATGATATCAGAGCTACTACAGAGAAATTCTTTGATACTG ATGATCTCCTCATGTTTGCCAGAGGGGAAGCTCAATCAGTTGCAGCATTGCAGACATCTTTCAATAAGTTCACTCAAGTATCTGGACAGCAAAAAAATTTTGGGAAGAGCTCGGTGTACTTTGGTGGTGTCACACAACAACAAGAAGACCAAATCATGCAACTCTTAGGCTCTTCCAGAG CAAAATACCTATCCTATGTAGGAAGACTTCAGTTAATACAATCTGTGTCGATTGGCATCAAAATATATTGGGCACAATTGTTCGCTATCCCAGCCAAGGTGCTAAAGATCATTGAAAGTTATTGTAGAAGCTACTTATGGTCTGGAGGCAATGTCATCACAAAGAAAGCTTTAGTTGTATGGGACAAAGTATGCTTACCAAAGAATGTTGGAGGACTGAACATTCTAAGCATTGCAAAGTGGAATAAAGCCGTATTAACTAGGTTATGCTGGGATATAGCTACTAAGAAAGATGTATTGTGGATAAAGTGGGTTCATGCATATTACATcaaagaagttgatttccaatAA